One Pleurocapsa minor HA4230-MV1 DNA segment encodes these proteins:
- a CDS encoding PAS domain-containing protein, with translation MKTLQSDYNILIVNDSLLERTTLRCYLQQETNFAYTVWEAESTEEAWQLCDSQLPDGIVLDYLLRDRDGLEFLVELKTSIGENCPPVIMVNDRGYEAIAIQAFKAGVEDYLIKQEITSESLRCITRAAIENFRLRQKLRQSEERFRTSIENMLDCFGIYTAIRDRDTGAIIDFKIEYLNAPALESNRMTVDDIGKPLCELLPAHRECGLFAEYCHVVETGKPLVKDCLIYADRFGEQDLTRAYSVQVRKLNDGFVASWRDITEEKQREILLQQSEERYREIIDQQTELICRFSPDLTLTFVNQAYSRYFDSTPEQLIGQNFLNLIPESDRSSVQQQITNLGRATPENAVLSHEHPVLKPNGEIGIQQWMNRAIFAQNGQLIEFQAVGRDISDRALAESALRQSEAFNRQILETIPDCIKVLDLEGKILYLNSFGQDLLGLHDTNYLNVRLVELWQKGDRTQLEQAIDLALSGEISKFEGYCPLKNGTPKWWEVVLTPRFDDNGQVEQLLSVSRDISDRKQMEASSQQQLAQIEAIYATAPIGLCFLDRERRFIQLNERLAEINGLPVSEHLGKTIREIVPELADIQESIFEQVFQTGLPILDVEVRGTTPAQPQVERHWLASYYPLKTADEQVLGINITVLEITERKQAEQERERLLTEAQTARTLAEAANRSKDEFVAVVAHELRSPINSVAGWAQLLRMRKFDPANVDRALEAIERGTQTQVQLIEDLLDISRMASGKLHLTLAPVNLAMIVGGAISLMRPMAEAKQIHLDSRLTALAQVSGDLNRLQQIVVNLLTNALKFTPEEGRVTITLKQVAQQAQIQVRDTGKGISPEILPSIFERFQQGQKNSGSKDGLGLGLAIVKNLVEMHDGTITADSPGIGQGATFTVYLPLLESAAANIEEVAIAPESVSLAGISILAVDDEPDSLELLKFILEEAGAEVQTAPSGSTALEILSQFNPSLIVSDIAMPDINGYQLLQKIRTRYPERQIPAIALTAYASSSDRDYALRIGFEKYFSKPIEPEVLMRTIVSLIKDQKT, from the coding sequence ATGAAGACGTTGCAAAGTGATTACAACATTTTGATTGTTAACGACTCCTTGCTGGAACGAACAACTTTGCGGTGTTATTTACAACAGGAAACAAATTTTGCCTACACTGTCTGGGAGGCAGAGTCAACAGAGGAAGCATGGCAGCTATGCGACAGCCAACTACCCGATGGCATTGTCCTAGATTATTTGCTGCGCGATCGAGATGGATTAGAGTTTCTGGTTGAATTGAAAACTAGTATTGGTGAAAACTGTCCGCCTGTAATTATGGTCAACGATCGCGGTTATGAAGCGATCGCCATTCAGGCATTCAAAGCGGGTGTTGAAGATTATCTGATTAAGCAAGAGATTACCTCAGAAAGTCTCAGATGTATAACTAGAGCTGCGATCGAGAATTTTCGGCTACGTCAGAAGTTGCGTCAGAGTGAGGAACGCTTTCGTACTTCAATCGAAAATATGCTCGATTGTTTTGGTATCTATACTGCAATTCGCGATCGCGATACTGGTGCAATTATCGACTTTAAGATCGAATATCTTAATGCACCTGCACTGGAAAGTAACCGCATGACGGTTGACGATATCGGGAAGCCATTGTGCGAATTGTTACCTGCCCATCGCGAATGTGGATTATTTGCCGAATATTGCCATGTGGTTGAGACTGGAAAACCACTGGTTAAAGACTGTCTCATCTATGCGGATCGCTTCGGCGAACAAGATCTGACTAGAGCTTACAGCGTGCAGGTACGTAAGCTTAATGATGGTTTTGTCGCATCGTGGCGCGACATTACTGAGGAAAAACAGCGTGAAATCTTACTACAACAAAGCGAAGAACGCTATCGAGAAATCATTGACCAGCAAACCGAGCTAATTTGCCGATTTTCCCCCGACTTGACGCTGACGTTTGTGAATCAAGCATATAGTCGCTATTTTGACTCTACACCCGAGCAACTAATTGGTCAAAATTTTCTTAACTTAATTCCCGAAAGCGATCGCTCTTCGGTACAACAGCAGATTACTAACCTAGGTAGGGCAACGCCAGAGAATGCGGTGCTTAGTCACGAACATCCAGTTCTTAAGCCAAATGGCGAAATAGGCATTCAGCAGTGGATGAATCGCGCCATTTTTGCTCAAAATGGTCAGTTAATTGAATTTCAGGCGGTAGGACGAGATATTAGCGATCGCGCCTTAGCTGAATCCGCTCTGCGTCAAAGTGAAGCCTTTAATCGACAGATTCTCGAAACTATCCCAGACTGCATCAAGGTTTTAGATCTTGAAGGTAAGATACTTTACCTAAATTCTTTCGGTCAGGATCTGCTCGGTTTGCATGATACAAATTACCTTAATGTCAGGTTGGTCGAGCTTTGGCAAAAAGGCGATCGCACTCAGTTAGAACAGGCGATCGATCTTGCCCTCTCAGGTGAAATTAGTAAATTTGAGGGATATTGTCCACTTAAAAACGGAACGCCAAAATGGTGGGAAGTGGTCCTCACGCCAAGGTTTGATGACAACGGACAAGTTGAACAATTGTTGTCAGTTTCACGAGATATTAGCGATCGCAAACAGATGGAAGCATCATCTCAGCAGCAACTCGCCCAAATTGAAGCAATTTATGCCACTGCACCGATTGGACTGTGTTTTTTAGATCGAGAGCGGCGATTTATACAGTTAAACGAGCGATTGGCGGAAATCAATGGCTTACCTGTATCTGAGCATTTGGGAAAAACCATACGGGAGATTGTACCCGAACTAGCAGATATTCAAGAATCAATCTTCGAGCAAGTTTTTCAAACAGGGCTGCCGATTTTAGATGTGGAAGTTCGGGGAACAACCCCTGCTCAACCACAAGTCGAACGTCATTGGTTGGCCAGCTATTACCCGTTAAAGACAGCAGATGAACAGGTACTTGGTATCAATATTACTGTGCTGGAGATTACTGAACGCAAGCAAGCCGAACAAGAACGCGAGCGACTGTTGACAGAAGCACAAACCGCTCGGACGCTAGCCGAAGCAGCTAATCGCAGTAAAGATGAATTCGTGGCTGTGGTTGCTCATGAATTGCGATCGCCGATTAATTCTGTGGCAGGTTGGGCGCAACTGTTACGGATGCGTAAATTCGATCCAGCCAATGTCGATCGTGCCTTAGAGGCGATCGAGCGCGGAACTCAGACTCAAGTGCAACTGATCGAAGACTTGCTCGACATTTCCCGCATGGCAAGTGGTAAACTGCACTTAACCCTTGCACCTGTTAATTTGGCAATGATCGTGGGCGGGGCAATCAGTCTCATGCGTCCGATGGCAGAGGCGAAACAAATTCATCTAGATAGCCGATTAACCGCGCTCGCTCAAGTTTCTGGCGATCTCAACCGCTTACAGCAAATTGTGGTCAACTTGCTTACCAATGCGCTCAAATTCACGCCAGAAGAGGGACGAGTTACCATTACCTTAAAGCAAGTCGCACAGCAGGCACAAATTCAAGTAAGAGATACGGGAAAAGGAATCAGTCCCGAAATTTTGCCGAGTATATTCGAGCGGTTTCAGCAGGGACAGAAAAATTCAGGCTCTAAAGACGGATTGGGTTTGGGACTGGCGATTGTTAAAAATCTGGTTGAAATGCACGACGGAACAATTACCGCAGATAGTCCTGGGATCGGACAGGGGGCGACATTTACTGTCTATTTACCATTACTAGAATCAGCAGCCGCTAACATCGAAGAAGTCGCGATCGCTCCCGAATCAGTATCTTTAGCGGGAATTTCCATACTTGCTGTCGATGATGAACCAGATTCACTGGAACTGCTTAAGTTTATTCTAGAAGAGGCTGGAGCAGAAGTTCAGACTGCGCCCAGTGGCTCAACTGCCCTAGAGATCTTATCTCAGTTCAATCCTAGTCTAATAGTTAGTGATATTGCCATGCCAGATATCAATGGTTATCAATTACTACAAAAAATCAGAACCCGTTATCCTGAGCGCCAGATTCCTGCGATCGCACTTACTGCTTATGCCAGTTCAAGCGATCGCGATTATGCCCTGAGAATTGGATTTGAGAAATACTTTTCTAAGCCGATCGAGCCAGAGGTTTTAATGCGCACAATTGTTAGTTTGATTAAGGATCAGAAGACTTGA
- a CDS encoding serine/threonine protein kinase — translation MKGKLIQDKYRILKTLARNAFSETFLATDNSRFYHRRRYIIKKFRPILGNPEAENIRRLFYQEAKTLKLLSGKNRQIPRLYEYFMDGEDFYLVREWIAGLTLKQRVEQQGTLSTEEVEAILHSVLSFLQYIHSYGIIYRHLKPSTIILRRDHWFSRSPNSFLPVPIYFGGVKDLEAKIEEKQRSLLPSSLHSRLNHYPQFSPVVAYRRDYIPPEQQQGKSVFASDLYSLGLTAIYLLTGKNPAEFATDPQTKKLLWHREIPNLKIHLVRVIERAICPQMSDRYFSAEEMLKALNSPPINLAMPVIKPPPPKLKLTPETKLFSLLSVATLATLAFTLILVNTDFTQVAKKDTEQYLNDRDDLVTDTLDSSLISPTPQPKTTVKIPASPLGMTQQSIVQLLGKPSKNSSGYWPNSRALLYENTISKKITLGYLTDAKTGRVRQAEIGFDNSVELKTIKQHVQQLMQDKYSPEIDRYLNQIYFKISDRHDFKINNNIEGVIQQNPEERIYVGIWDREFH, via the coding sequence ATGAAAGGTAAATTAATTCAGGATAAATATCGCATCTTAAAAACTTTGGCTCGCAATGCCTTTAGTGAAACCTTTTTAGCTACAGACAATAGCAGGTTTTATCATCGCCGTCGCTATATTATCAAAAAGTTTCGTCCGATTTTGGGCAATCCTGAAGCAGAAAATATTAGACGTTTGTTTTATCAAGAAGCCAAAACGTTAAAGCTTCTTAGTGGTAAAAATCGTCAAATACCTCGGTTGTATGAATATTTCATGGATGGAGAGGACTTTTACTTAGTTCGCGAGTGGATTGCTGGTTTAACTCTCAAACAACGAGTTGAGCAACAAGGAACATTGTCAACAGAAGAAGTAGAAGCGATCTTGCACAGTGTTTTATCCTTTCTACAATATATTCATAGCTATGGTATTATTTATCGGCATTTAAAGCCTAGTACAATTATCTTGCGTCGAGATCATTGGTTCTCTAGATCTCCCAACAGCTTTTTGCCAGTGCCAATTTATTTTGGTGGGGTAAAAGATTTAGAAGCAAAAATTGAAGAGAAGCAACGATCGCTTTTGCCAAGCAGTTTACATTCCCGTCTGAATCACTATCCGCAATTTAGTCCAGTTGTGGCTTATCGACGAGACTATATTCCTCCAGAACAACAACAGGGAAAATCAGTTTTTGCCAGCGATCTTTATAGTTTGGGTTTAACAGCTATTTATCTCTTAACGGGTAAAAATCCAGCAGAATTTGCTACAGATCCACAAACCAAAAAACTACTATGGCATCGAGAAATTCCCAACCTGAAGATTCATCTAGTTAGGGTAATCGAGCGAGCTATTTGCCCTCAAATGAGCGATCGCTATTTTTCTGCTGAAGAGATGCTTAAAGCCTTAAACTCTCCGCCGATCAATTTGGCTATGCCTGTAATTAAGCCACCACCCCCAAAATTAAAGCTCACTCCAGAAACTAAACTTTTTTCCCTCTTATCTGTTGCGACTTTGGCAACTCTAGCTTTTACTTTAATTCTTGTAAATACAGATTTTACTCAGGTTGCGAAAAAAGATACCGAGCAGTATCTTAACGATCGAGACGATTTAGTGACGGATACGCTAGATTCCAGTTTAATATCCCCGACTCCCCAGCCCAAAACTACGGTGAAAATTCCCGCTTCTCCTCTGGGAATGACTCAGCAAAGTATTGTCCAGTTACTAGGAAAGCCAAGCAAAAATAGTAGCGGATATTGGCCCAACAGCAGAGCTTTACTGTATGAGAATACCATCTCCAAGAAAATTACTTTAGGCTATTTAACCGATGCTAAAACTGGTAGAGTTCGTCAGGCGGAGATTGGCTTTGATAATTCAGTCGAGCTAAAGACAATTAAACAACATGTGCAGCAATTAATGCAGGATAAGTATTCGCCAGAAATTGACCGTTATCTCAATCAAATATATTTTAAAATTAGCGATCGCCATGACTTCAAAATCAATAATAATATCGAAGGGGTGATACAGCAAAATCCCGAAGAACGTATCTATGTCGGCATTTGGGATCGTGAGTTTCATTAA
- a CDS encoding transposase: MPEIAAPWARRTQPNKLAEWLEKAESSKIRAITGFAPKLKDDLDAVRNGVTYQWSNGQVEGQVNRLKMLKRQMYGRASHELLKRRFLCPV, from the coding sequence TTGCCCGAAATAGCTGCACCTTGGGCAAGACGAACACAACCAAATAAATTAGCTGAATGGTTGGAAAAAGCCGAATCGAGTAAAATCAGAGCCATTACTGGTTTTGCCCCCAAACTGAAAGACGATTTAGATGCAGTCAGGAACGGAGTGACTTATCAGTGGAGTAATGGGCAAGTTGAAGGCCAAGTTAATCGACTCAAGATGCTCAAACGTCAAATGTATGGTCGTGCCAGTCACGAACTACTCAAGAGAAGATTTTTGTGTCCTGTTTAG
- a CDS encoding ABC transporter permease: MNWWQKLKHNTLAQIGASILITFYLVVIFADFIAPYSPYTSQDDGSLLPPTAIHWRDETGKLTTPFVYPTTQGKTDINTGDRLLIIDRDRPNPINLFVKGTPYNLFKISLPIPPSFESVTIFPGIPLNRHLFGTVGKAQINILGTDEQGRDLFSRLLFGGRISLFIGLAGIAVSYPLGMLAGGISGYFGGTIDAVIMRLVEVLMTIPGIYLLIALASVIPDGLSSAQTFLIIVLITSLISWAGLARVVRGQVLSIKEQEFVQAANAMGANPLYIIVRHILPQTATYIIISATLAVPGFIIAESVLSLIGLGIQAKDPSWGNLLSSATNASILVLQPWLIIPPALLIILTVLAFNLLGDGLRDALDPRSQQ, encoded by the coding sequence ATGAACTGGTGGCAGAAACTCAAGCATAATACTTTGGCACAGATTGGTGCATCGATCCTGATTACTTTTTATCTTGTGGTTATTTTTGCCGATTTTATTGCCCCATACTCTCCCTATACTTCTCAAGATGATGGATCTTTATTGCCACCAACGGCAATTCATTGGCGCGATGAGACAGGTAAGTTAACCACACCATTTGTTTATCCAACAACTCAGGGAAAGACAGATATAAATACAGGCGATCGCTTATTAATTATCGATCGCGATCGCCCTAACCCTATTAATCTTTTCGTTAAAGGTACGCCCTATAATTTATTTAAAATATCTTTACCCATACCCCCTAGCTTTGAGTCGGTCACTATTTTTCCTGGTATTCCCTTAAATAGGCATTTATTTGGCACAGTAGGTAAAGCTCAAATTAATATCCTGGGTACGGACGAACAAGGTAGAGATTTATTCAGTCGCCTGTTGTTTGGTGGCAGAATTAGCCTATTTATTGGACTTGCAGGAATAGCTGTTTCCTATCCTCTAGGTATGTTGGCAGGAGGAATTTCTGGCTACTTTGGCGGTACAATCGATGCTGTAATCATGCGCCTGGTGGAAGTTTTGATGACTATACCAGGAATCTATTTACTAATTGCCTTAGCTTCAGTGATTCCCGATGGCTTAAGTAGCGCTCAAACTTTCCTGATCATTGTTCTAATCACTTCTTTAATTAGTTGGGCAGGATTAGCGCGAGTAGTGAGGGGGCAAGTTTTATCAATTAAGGAGCAAGAATTTGTTCAGGCTGCTAATGCCATGGGTGCAAATCCGCTTTATATTATCGTGCGTCATATTTTACCTCAGACAGCTACTTATATCATTATTTCCGCTACTTTAGCTGTCCCAGGCTTTATTATTGCTGAATCAGTTTTGAGCTTGATTGGCTTAGGTATTCAAGCCAAAGATCCTAGCTGGGGTAATCTATTATCATCTGCCACTAATGCCTCGATCTTGGTATTGCAACCTTGGTTAATTATTCCCCCTGCATTACTAATCATTTTGACCGTCTTAGCCTTTAATCTTTTAGGAGATGGTTTAAGAGATGCCCTAGATCCCCGCAGTCAGCAATGA
- a CDS encoding response regulator, translated as MLKIPKKLLLTARIAGIIVTLVGCLVLIGGWGMNITVFKSIPGDTASMKANAALCFILAGVSLGWQTQQRRSYRVAKGLAIAVSAIAILTLSQYLLGWNLGIDQLLFQELPGDPTIDYPGRMGENTALNFALVGLALYLLRQRTRRSDRLAQTATICATVVALLALIGHVYNVQIFYRFIFYSSSMALHTCLTFLVLCIGILSTQANRGFMRPLTSNMAGGIVAGRLILIALAIPFILGWLILQGLRANLYDPAFSLGLLVVLLIFTLVLLIWKNAQRLNQLDYDRNRSSDRLRSSEERYRNIFESVGVSIWLEDFSEVKAAIDRLKASDVRDFRAYFAEHPEFVQWAIGAIRILDVNNIALQLTGATDKAQLLTSLQEIFLPETIPVFIDELLAIAEGKTFFQSETLVRTIQGEKLYVLFSITFPPPSEPYDRVLVTWSDISDRKQAQFNEQFLKELDLRLRQLDHAEAMVWEAVSSLGEYLNVDRCFWHEIDWENHVAIIERNWRRGEDVCDLAGMYPLENFFTAEQFDRLAAGQPIVVSDVTTHPDTAPYAQSYRPLAVAAFVATPCIQLGQWVANLSINCTTARNWREDEVKLLQETVARLWSIIEQMRAVQALRESEYQYRTLFETIDQGFCVCQMLFDENGKPSDYRFLEVNSVFEQMTGLKQATGKTARELVPNLEDFWIQTYGTVVLTGEPIRLENQSKAMNRWFTVNAFRFDETQSDKFAVLFANITARKQAEADLKERNDHIQILYETSRDLLSTYQPLTLIDALFTKLKPLIGLDIYINYILDEEQQKLHLIFHGGISDEMVQSIEWLEIGQAVCGTVAQQRCQIVQPNLQQSTDPKTELVRSLGLTTYSCQPLISGGKFFGTLSFGSRTRTDFTPAEKKLFQAICDRLAIALERTEILSSLQQQTEELTRANRLKDEFLAALSHELRTPLNPIMGWTKLLQTQKLTLPKTQEALSTIERNVIQQIALVEDLLDVSRVVQGQFKLTSQPVDLAPILNAASDSVRFAAIAKSITLELHYPADSISQVMGDELRLQQVFWNLLSNAIKFTPDNGRVDVWLEQVQNNAQIRITDTGIGIAAEFLPYVFDRFRQADGSSTRRYGGLGLGLALVKHLVELHGGTVSAESLGEGRGATFKVNLPLLKSVSSNPATSNSQQLQTELSSATSESLRGIRVLVVDDEPDNLDLLDFVLKQEGAIVTTVNCATEALTIIAENPPDILISDIGMPNMDGYELLRQVRALPSQQNKPIKAIALTAFAQQEDRERMLKAGFQAYLSKPCNLVDLIAAIALEVGRK; from the coding sequence ATGTTGAAAATACCAAAAAAGTTATTATTAACGGCTCGAATCGCAGGTATCATCGTCACTCTGGTGGGATGTCTGGTTTTGATTGGTGGTTGGGGCATGAATATCACTGTGTTCAAAAGCATTCCTGGAGATACAGCTAGTATGAAAGCTAATGCTGCCTTGTGTTTTATTTTGGCGGGGGTGTCTTTAGGATGGCAAACGCAGCAAAGGCGAAGTTATCGAGTGGCAAAAGGCTTGGCGATCGCGGTTAGTGCGATCGCTATACTTACCCTGAGTCAATATCTCTTGGGCTGGAATTTAGGAATTGACCAGCTACTCTTTCAAGAGTTGCCAGGTGATCCGACAATCGATTACCCAGGTCGCATGGGAGAAAATACAGCACTCAATTTTGCCCTAGTAGGACTAGCACTTTATTTGCTGAGACAAAGAACACGCCGTAGCGATCGCCTTGCCCAAACTGCCACAATCTGCGCTACTGTGGTCGCACTTTTGGCTCTTATCGGTCATGTTTACAACGTGCAAATCTTTTATCGATTTATCTTCTACTCCTCTTCAATGGCTTTGCATACTTGCCTAACTTTTCTAGTTTTGTGTATAGGTATTTTATCGACACAAGCTAATCGTGGTTTTATGCGGCCGCTGACGAGTAATATGGCAGGGGGGATTGTAGCTGGGCGGTTAATTTTAATAGCGCTCGCAATTCCGTTTATTTTGGGTTGGTTAATTTTACAAGGACTGCGGGCTAACCTTTACGATCCTGCCTTTAGCCTGGGTCTGTTGGTGGTTTTACTCATTTTCACCCTAGTTTTGCTAATCTGGAAAAATGCTCAGCGGCTTAATCAGCTAGATTACGATCGCAACCGATCGTCCGATCGGTTGCGATCGAGCGAAGAACGGTATCGCAACATTTTTGAATCGGTTGGTGTTTCTATTTGGTTAGAAGATTTTTCTGAAGTTAAAGCAGCGATCGACCGACTCAAAGCATCAGACGTTAGGGATTTTCGGGCTTATTTTGCCGAGCATCCCGAATTTGTGCAGTGGGCGATTGGTGCTATCCGTATTCTCGACGTGAACAACATCGCCTTACAATTGACTGGCGCAACAGACAAAGCGCAATTATTGACATCGCTACAGGAAATTTTTCTACCCGAAACTATCCCAGTATTTATTGACGAACTTTTGGCGATCGCTGAGGGCAAAACTTTCTTTCAGTCTGAGACATTGGTGAGAACTATACAAGGGGAAAAGTTATATGTGTTGTTTAGTATCACCTTCCCTCCGCCTAGCGAACCCTACGATCGCGTTCTGGTCACTTGGTCAGATATTAGCGATCGCAAACAAGCCCAATTCAATGAGCAATTCCTCAAAGAACTAGATCTGCGTTTACGTCAACTCGATCATGCTGAAGCAATGGTGTGGGAAGCAGTAAGCAGCCTGGGTGAATATTTAAACGTCGATCGCTGTTTTTGGCACGAAATAGACTGGGAAAATCATGTAGCAATAATCGAACGCAACTGGAGGCGGGGAGAAGATGTTTGCGATTTAGCGGGAATGTACCCTCTGGAAAACTTTTTTACTGCTGAACAGTTCGATCGTCTCGCTGCGGGACAGCCGATCGTTGTTTCTGATGTTACGACTCATCCCGATACCGCGCCCTATGCTCAAAGCTACCGGCCTTTAGCTGTAGCTGCATTTGTTGCTACTCCTTGTATTCAATTGGGGCAGTGGGTTGCTAATCTTTCAATTAATTGCACAACAGCGCGTAATTGGCGAGAAGATGAAGTAAAACTACTGCAAGAAACTGTGGCTCGTCTCTGGTCGATCATCGAGCAAATGCGAGCAGTACAAGCATTGCGCGAAAGCGAGTATCAGTACCGCACATTATTTGAAACCATCGATCAAGGTTTCTGCGTTTGCCAAATGTTGTTTGACGAGAATGGTAAACCTAGTGATTATCGTTTCCTTGAAGTCAACTCAGTATTTGAACAAATGACTGGACTTAAGCAAGCGACGGGTAAAACAGCGCGGGAACTCGTGCCAAATCTCGAAGACTTTTGGATTCAGACTTATGGCACAGTCGTGCTGACAGGTGAACCCATTCGACTTGAGAATCAATCTAAAGCTATGAATCGGTGGTTTACTGTTAATGCCTTCCGCTTTGATGAGACGCAAAGCGACAAGTTTGCAGTCTTGTTCGCCAACATCACTGCGCGTAAACAAGCCGAAGCAGATTTAAAAGAACGCAACGACCACATTCAAATCTTATATGAAACCAGTCGTGATTTACTCTCAACCTACCAACCCCTTACTTTAATAGATGCTTTATTTACCAAACTAAAACCTTTAATTGGGCTAGATATTTACATTAACTATATTCTTGATGAAGAACAGCAAAAGTTACACCTGATCTTTCATGGTGGTATTTCCGATGAGATGGTTCAATCAATCGAATGGTTAGAGATAGGTCAAGCCGTTTGTGGCACAGTTGCCCAACAACGATGTCAAATCGTGCAACCAAATCTACAGCAATCGACCGATCCCAAAACAGAATTAGTGCGATCGCTCGGTTTAACCACCTATTCCTGTCAACCTTTAATATCTGGTGGAAAATTCTTCGGCACATTAAGTTTTGGTAGTCGCACGCGCACGGATTTTACTCCAGCAGAAAAAAAATTATTTCAAGCAATTTGCGATCGCCTGGCGATCGCGCTAGAGCGAACAGAAATATTATCTTCCTTGCAACAACAGACTGAAGAATTAACACGGGCTAATCGTCTCAAAGATGAATTCCTGGCAGCGTTATCTCACGAATTGCGAACTCCCCTCAATCCAATTATGGGTTGGACAAAACTACTGCAAACTCAGAAGCTAACACTTCCTAAAACCCAGGAAGCACTATCGACGATTGAACGTAATGTCATACAACAAATTGCTTTGGTGGAAGATTTACTCGATGTTTCTCGCGTCGTGCAAGGACAATTTAAATTAACATCTCAACCCGTTGACTTAGCGCCGATTCTTAATGCTGCCAGTGATAGTGTTCGCTTTGCAGCGATCGCCAAGTCGATTACTCTAGAGTTGCACTACCCTGCTGATTCAATCAGCCAAGTCATGGGGGATGAACTTCGACTACAACAAGTTTTTTGGAATCTGCTCTCCAACGCCATTAAGTTTACCCCCGATAATGGACGTGTAGACGTGTGGTTAGAACAAGTTCAAAACAATGCCCAAATTCGTATTACAGATACAGGTATTGGCATTGCTGCTGAATTTCTGCCCTACGTTTTCGACCGTTTTCGACAAGCGGATGGTAGTTCTACTCGTCGGTACGGCGGTTTAGGTTTGGGATTGGCACTCGTCAAACATTTAGTTGAATTGCACGGTGGTACGGTGTCAGCCGAAAGTCTCGGTGAAGGAAGGGGTGCAACATTTAAGGTCAACCTGCCACTGTTAAAATCAGTATCGTCTAATCCAGCCACAAGTAACTCACAACAGCTACAAACTGAATTATCCTCTGCTACTTCAGAATCTTTAAGGGGAATTCGAGTGTTAGTTGTTGATGATGAGCCAGACAATCTCGATCTATTAGATTTTGTTTTAAAACAAGAAGGAGCGATCGTCACAACCGTTAATTGCGCAACAGAAGCACTAACGATTATCGCCGAAAACCCTCCCGATATTTTAATCAGCGATATTGGAATGCCAAACATGGACGGCTACGAACTTTTACGACAAGTCAGAGCATTGCCTAGCCAGCAAAATAAACCCATCAAAGCGATCGCCCTAACGGCTTTTGCTCAACAGGAAGATCGAGAACGGATGCTCAAAGCAGGTTTTCAGGCTTATCTCTCTAAACCTTGCAATCTAGTTGATTTGATTGCAGCGATCGCTCTTGAAGTCGGTAGGAAGTAG
- a CDS encoding class I SAM-dependent methyltransferase produces the protein MTLYNSIGEDYNATRQADERIVAKLISLLDLPTGSTIADIGAGTGNYSNALAQQGYQVIAIEPSELMQRQQNPHPNVSWITASAEQIPLADHTVDGAVVMLALHHFNDLDAGLREISRITKSRKIVIFAFEQAKIADFWLTDYFPYFIRDTLATFPSIQKIAHLIYQITHRETAIVPFLLPNNLSDLFAASGWCKPEIYLDEQVRRGISSFAKMPSNELEMGLKQLKADLNSGFWLEKYGDLLNQQEYDAGYRIIVTD, from the coding sequence ATGACTTTATATAATTCCATTGGCGAAGATTATAATGCTACCCGCCAAGCAGACGAGAGAATCGTCGCTAAATTAATCAGTTTGCTTGATTTACCGACAGGTAGCACGATCGCAGATATTGGTGCGGGGACAGGAAACTATAGTAATGCGCTCGCTCAACAAGGATATCAGGTAATCGCGATCGAGCCTTCAGAACTGATGCAGCGTCAACAAAACCCCCATCCTAATGTTAGTTGGATAACTGCCAGTGCCGAGCAAATTCCTTTAGCCGATCATACTGTAGATGGTGCGGTGGTAATGCTAGCACTACATCACTTTAACGATTTAGATGCAGGGTTGAGAGAAATTAGTCGTATTACTAAATCGCGAAAGATCGTCATTTTTGCCTTTGAACAAGCGAAAATTGCCGATTTTTGGTTAACAGATTATTTTCCTTATTTTATTCGAGACACTCTAGCTACTTTTCCCAGCATTCAAAAGATAGCTCACTTAATTTACCAAATTACTCATAGAGAAACAGCTATAGTTCCGTTCTTATTACCTAATAATTTAAGTGATTTGTTTGCGGCATCTGGCTGGTGTAAACCTGAAATTTATTTAGATGAGCAAGTTCGTCGGGGCATTTCTAGTTTTGCTAAAATGCCTTCAAACGAATTGGAAATGGGTTTAAAACAATTAAAAGCAGATCTCAACAGTGGCTTTTGGCTAGAGAAATATGGAGATTTACTCAACCAGCAAGAATATGATGCAGGTTATCGAATTATAGTGACTGATTAA